The nucleotide window CTGACAAACGCTTAAGTGAGACGCGAGACCAAATTCCCGGTAATGGGCAACAAGAACAAGACGATCTCGTTCCGCGTCAACGAGGGCGCGTTCGAGGCCCTCCGCGACATCGCGGAGGAGCGGGACATCTCGCTGTCGGCGGTCTTCCGGGACTATGTGGACGCGCTCGTTGCCCACGACGGTCAGGTCCGAGTTGTCCCGGAGTCCGAACTGGAGGGCATGGGCGACGACGGCGAGTCGTTCCCCCCGAAGATCGAGGTCCCGAAGAGCTTCGTCCGCGAACACGAACGGCTGGAGTTGGAGGCCGAACACCTCCGCGAGCAGCTCGATGAGCACAAGCGGTACGTCAACTACCTCCGCGAGCAGCTGGAGGAGGGCGACGACGAGGTGATCCACTTGGAGGACCTCGACGGCGAGCCGGACGAACCCTCCTTCCGACTCGGCTAACGCCCCCTGTCGCCCGACGACTCCTATCGGCTACCGCCTCCCGTCGTCTACCGCCTCTTGTCGGCCGTGACGCACCCCTCCCGTGCGTACGCCTCTCTCGTGCGTACTCTCGTTCCGCGTTCAAACCGTCGAGCCACGGTGCCTCGACTCGCGGCCTTCCCTTTCGCCGGCGACCGGTCGCGAAAACCTTCCTGTTCGTCCGTTACTGACCCGCGAAACGCACATGTTGGCGAAAATATTGCCAAATCGCTCGTAGTTTGTTCAGAAACGTCCGGTTCTCTCCCCGTCTGATGGACGGTTTCTCATCCCGAGGCCGCTATTTCTGATTATACTAAATTATTTACGAAAACGATATTACCCGGGCGGTGGACGTATCGGATATGCGAAGGTGGGTTCGACCGTGACCGTGTTCGACAGGGCGTACGACGATACGGTTCGCGTCCTCGACGAGGACGGGGAGGTCGTCGGCGACGTTCCCGACCTCGACGACGACTCGCTCGTCGAGATGTACAGGCACATGCGGTTGGCGCGTCACTTCGACGGCCGCGCGGTGAGCCTCCAGCGACAGGGCCGGATGGGGACGTACCCCCCGCTCTCCGGGCAGGAGGGTGCTCAGATCGGCTCGGCGTACGCGCTCGACGACGACGACTGGATGGTCCCGTCGTACCGCGAACACGGCGCTGCGCTGGTCCACGGGCTCCCGCTGAAACAGACCCTGCTCTACTGGATGGGCCACGAGGACGGCAACAACGCGCCGCCGGACGTCAACGTCTTCCCCGTCGCCGTCCCCATCGCGTCGCAGGTGCCCCACGCCACGGGCGCTGCGTGGGCCTCGAAGCTCCGCGGCGAGAACGACGCGTTCGTCTGCTACTTCGGCGACGGTGCGACGAGCGAGGGCGACTTCCACGAGGGGGTCAACTTCGCGGGCGTGTTCGACACGCCCACCGTCTTCTTCTGTAACAACAACCAGTGGGCGATCTCCGTCCCCCGCGAGCGACAGACCCGGAGCGCGACGCTGGCACAGAAGGCGGAGGCGTACGGCATCGACGGCGTTCAGGTCGACGGGATGGACCCGCTCGCGGTGTACAGCGTCACGGCGGCCGCCTTGGAGAAGGCGCGCGACCCCGACACCGACCGACCGCGACCGACGCTCATCGAGGCGGTCCAGTACCGCTTCGGCGCGCACACGACCGCCGACGACCCGACGGTGTACCGCGACGACGACGAGGTCGAGCGCTGGAAGCGGAAGGACCCGATCGACCGGCTGGAGTCGTACCTCCGCGACGAGGGGGTCCTCGACGACGAGCGCGTCGCGGAGATCGAGTCGTTGGTCGAGGCGCAGGTCGCGGACGCCATCGACGAGGCGGAGTCGATGGCGCGGCCCGACCTGCGAGAGCTGTTCGAACACGCCTACGCGGAGCTTCCGCCCGAATTGGAGCGGCAGTACGAGTCGCTCGCCGCGCTCCGCGACGACCGCGGCGACGCGGCGTTCCTGGAGGACTGAATGACCGATACACAGAATCTCACCCTGGTACAGGCGGTACGGGACGGACTACACACCGAACTGCGCGAGGACGACGACGTCGTCGTGATGGGCCAAGACGTCGGGAAGAACGGCGGCGTCTTCCGCGCGACGGAGGGGCTGTTCGACGAGTTCGGCGGCGACCGCGTGATCGACACGCCGCTCGCCGAGTCGGGAATCGTCGGCACCGCGGTCGGCATGGCCGCGATGGGGATGCGACCGGTCCCCGAGATCCAGTTCTCGGGGTTCATGTACCCCGGATTCGACCAGATCGTCTCGCACATGGCGCGGTTCCGCACCCGAAGCCGGGGGCGGTTCACGCTCCCGATGACCTTGCGCGCCCCCTACGGCGGCGGCATCCGCGCGCCGGAACACCACTCCGAGTCGAAGGAGGCGTTCTACGCCCACGAGGCCGGGCTGAAGGTCGTCGTCCCCTCGACGCCCTACGAGGCGAAGGGGCTGCTCGCGGCGTCGATCCGCGACCCCGACCCGGTGATCTTCCTCGAACCGAAGCTGATCTACCGGGCGTTCCGCGAGGAGGTGCCGGACGAGCCGTACACGGTGCCGATCGGCGAGGCGAAGACGCGCCGCGAGGGCGACGACGTCGCCGTGTTCACCTACGGCGCGATGACCCGCCCCACGCTGGAGGCCGCCGAGACGCTCGGCGAGGAGGGGATCGAGTGCGAGGTCGTCGACCTCCGGACGATCTCGCCGCTCGACCGCGAGGCGATCGTCGAGGCGTTCGAGAAGACCGGCCGCGCGGTCGTCGTCCATGAGGCCCCCAAGACCGGCGGCCTCGGCGGCGAGATAACGGCGATCCTTCAGGAGGAGGCGCTGTTACATCAGGAGGCACCGATCGGCCGCGTCGCCGGGTTCGACGTGCCGTACCCGCTGTACGCGTTAGAGGACTACTACCTCCCGTCCGCGGCGCGCATCGAGGAGGGAATCCTGGAGGCGGTCGAATTTTAACATGACCGCCGGAGATACATCCATGACCGTCGAGGAGGTCGACAGATGACGATCAAGGAGTTCAAGCTACCCGACGTCGGCGAGGGCGTCGCGGAGGGCGAACTGGTCTCGTGGCTGGTCGCGCCCGGCGACCGCGTCGAGGAGGACCAGCCCGTCGCCGAGGTCGAGACCGACAAGGCGCTCGTCGAGGTCCCGTCGAGCTACGACGGCGTCGTCGAGGAGCTGTTCGTCGAGGAGGGCGAGATGGTCCCGGTCG belongs to Halorubrum sp. DM2 and includes:
- the pdhA gene encoding pyruvate dehydrogenase (acetyl-transferring) E1 component subunit alpha, with translation MTVFDRAYDDTVRVLDEDGEVVGDVPDLDDDSLVEMYRHMRLARHFDGRAVSLQRQGRMGTYPPLSGQEGAQIGSAYALDDDDWMVPSYREHGAALVHGLPLKQTLLYWMGHEDGNNAPPDVNVFPVAVPIASQVPHATGAAWASKLRGENDAFVCYFGDGATSEGDFHEGVNFAGVFDTPTVFFCNNNQWAISVPRERQTRSATLAQKAEAYGIDGVQVDGMDPLAVYSVTAAALEKARDPDTDRPRPTLIEAVQYRFGAHTTADDPTVYRDDDEVERWKRKDPIDRLESYLRDEGVLDDERVAEIESLVEAQVADAIDEAESMARPDLRELFEHAYAELPPELERQYESLAALRDDRGDAAFLED
- a CDS encoding alpha-ketoacid dehydrogenase subunit beta, whose translation is MTDTQNLTLVQAVRDGLHTELREDDDVVVMGQDVGKNGGVFRATEGLFDEFGGDRVIDTPLAESGIVGTAVGMAAMGMRPVPEIQFSGFMYPGFDQIVSHMARFRTRSRGRFTLPMTLRAPYGGGIRAPEHHSESKEAFYAHEAGLKVVVPSTPYEAKGLLAASIRDPDPVIFLEPKLIYRAFREEVPDEPYTVPIGEAKTRREGDDVAVFTYGAMTRPTLEAAETLGEEGIECEVVDLRTISPLDREAIVEAFEKTGRAVVVHEAPKTGGLGGEITAILQEEALLHQEAPIGRVAGFDVPYPLYALEDYYLPSAARIEEGILEAVEF